The Medicago truncatula cultivar Jemalong A17 chromosome 4, MtrunA17r5.0-ANR, whole genome shotgun sequence genome includes a region encoding these proteins:
- the LOC11440789 gene encoding PTI1-like tyrosine-protein kinase At3g15890 — MGSSLSCCGSEKVDEVPTSYGVANNSWRIFTYKELHTATNGFSDDYKLGEGGFGSVYWGRTSDGLQIAVKKLKAMNSKAEMEFAVEVEVLGRVRHKNLLGLRGYCVGDDQRLIVYDYMPNLSLLSHLHGQYAGEVQLNWQKRMSIAIGSAEGILYLHHEVTPHIIHRDIKASNVLLDSDFVPLVADFGFAKLIPEGVSHMTTRVKGTLGYLAPEYAMWGKVSESCDVYSFGILLLELVTGRKPIEKLPGGLKRTITEWAEPLITKGRFRDMVDPKLRGNFDENQVKQTVNVAALCVQSEPEKRPNMKQVVSLLKGQEPDQGKVTKMRIDSVKYNDELLALDQPSDDDYDGNSSYGVFSAIDVQKMKDPYKKIG, encoded by the exons ATGGGATCTTCCTTGAGTTGTTGTGGCTCAGAGAAGGTTGATGAAGT GCCAACATCATATGGTGTAGCTAACAATTCTTGGAGAATTTTCACATACAAGGAGTTGCATACAGCTACAAACGGGTTCAGTGATGATTATAAGCTTGGTGAAGGTGGGTTTGGGAGTGTCTATTGGGGAAGAACCAGTGATGGGCTACag ATAGCAGTGAAGAAACTGAAAGCAATGAACTCAAAGGCAGAGATGGAATTTGCTGTAGAAGTTGAAGTGCTTGGAAGGGTTAGGCACAAAAATTTGTTAGGTCTAAGGGGCTATTGTGTTGGCGATGATCAAAGGCTTATTGTCTATGATTACATGCCAAATCTAAGTCTGCTTTCTCATCTCCATGGTCAATATGCTGGTGAAGTGCAACTCAACTGGCAAAAGAGAATGAGCATTGCAATTGGCTCTGCTGAAGGCATTTT GTACTTGCACCATGAGGTCACACCCCACATCATTCATAGAGACATCAAGGCAAGTAATGTTTTGCTTGATTCAGATTTTGTGCCTCTAGTTGCTGATTTTGGTTTTGCAAAGCTAATACCAGAAGGAGTTAGTCACATGACAACCAGGGTTAAGGGTACCTTAGGATACTTAGCACCTGAGTATGCTATGTGGGGAAAAGTTTCTGAAAGCTGTGATGTCTATAGTTTTGGAATTCTTCTATTAGAGCTAGTAACTGGTAGAAAGCCCATAGAGAAGTTACCTGGTGGGCTTAAGAGAACAATAACTGAATGGGCTGAGCCTTTGATAACCAAAGGAAGGTTTAGGGATATGGTTGATCCAAAACTCAGAGGAAACTTTGATGAAAATCAAGTTAAACAGACAGTTAATGTAGCTGCTCTTTGTGTGCAAAGTGAGCCTGAGAAACGACCAAACATGAAGCAAGTTGTTAGTCTTTTGAAAGGACAAGAACCTGATCAAGGGAAAGTGACTAAGATGAGAATTGATAGTGTCAAATATAATGATGAATTACTGGCACTTGATCAAcctagtgatgatgattatgatggaAACAGCAGCT